The Corynebacterium suranareeae genome window below encodes:
- a CDS encoding cutinase family protein — translation MRKTITVIAVLIVLVLIGVGVVQYVNTSDDSDFIGKPGEPTGTETTEPPAQPDWCPDVEFLSAPGTWESAANDDPINPTANPLSFMLTITQPLQERYSADDVKVWTLPYTAQFRNINSQNEMTYDDSRNEGLSKMTSELVSMHRDCPATEFIIVGFSQGAVIAGDVAAQIGSGQGAIPADSIRGVALVADGRREPGVGQFPGTFVNGIGAEVALQPLNLLVQPIVPGATMRGGRVGGFGELNDRVQDICAPNDAICDAPVNVGNALDRAMAMVAANGVHAQYATNPDVFPGTTTNAWIVDWATNLIDNG, via the coding sequence ATGAGGAAAACCATCACCGTTATTGCTGTACTTATTGTCCTCGTCTTAATTGGCGTGGGCGTGGTGCAGTATGTGAACACATCCGATGATTCCGATTTCATTGGTAAACCAGGCGAACCAACCGGAACTGAAACAACGGAGCCACCAGCTCAACCTGATTGGTGCCCGGACGTTGAGTTCCTGTCCGCGCCGGGCACGTGGGAATCGGCTGCTAATGATGATCCGATCAACCCAACTGCCAATCCGTTGTCGTTCATGTTGACCATCACGCAGCCACTGCAGGAGCGCTATTCTGCTGACGACGTCAAGGTGTGGACGCTGCCGTACACCGCGCAGTTCCGCAACATCAACTCACAAAATGAGATGACGTATGACGATTCGCGCAACGAGGGTCTGTCGAAGATGACCAGTGAGCTTGTCAGCATGCACCGCGACTGCCCGGCAACTGAGTTCATCATCGTCGGTTTCTCCCAGGGTGCGGTCATTGCAGGCGATGTGGCAGCGCAGATCGGTTCGGGGCAAGGAGCCATTCCGGCTGACAGCATCAGGGGTGTCGCCCTGGTTGCTGATGGCCGCAGGGAGCCTGGTGTGGGCCAGTTCCCAGGCACTTTCGTTAACGGTATTGGCGCGGAGGTTGCGTTGCAGCCCCTCAACCTGCTGGTTCAGCCCATCGTTCCAGGTGCGACCATGCGCGGAGGCCGTGTGGGCGGCTTCGGCGAACTTAACGATCGCGTGCAAGATATCTGCGCCCCCAACGATGCGATTTGTGACGCCCCCGTCAACGTCGGCAACGCGCTTGACCGCGCCATGGCCATGGTTGCCGCCAATGGCGTGCACGCGCAATACGCCACCAACCCGGACGTTTTCCCAGGCACAACCACCAACGCGTGGATTGTAGATTGGGCAACAAACCTCATCGACAACGGTTAA
- a CDS encoding alpha/beta hydrolase-fold protein, producing MRDTARSTKAKATSKSRRRSLWIAAGAVPTALALSMSLAAPAAMAQSSNLSSDAVIGGITDGLTDYLKPRVEEIPAGEITYPEIAGLPEGVRVISAEWSTSKHVTLTIQSAAMPESPIKVQLLLPRDWYSSPDREFPEIWALDGLRAIEQQSGWTIETNIEQYYADKNAIVVLPVGGESSFYSDWNEPNNGKNYKWETFLTQELAPILDKGFRSNTDRAITGISMGGTAAANIASHYPDMFKFVGSFSGYLDTTSTGMPIAISAALADAGGYDVNAMWGPAGSERWKENDPKSNVAKLKGKTIYVSAGNGADDFGKEGSVAIGPANAAGVGLEVISRMTSQTFVNAAGQAGVDVISSFRPSGVHSWEYWQFEMTQAFPHIANALGMTTEDRGTECAPVGAIAEAVASGFMGTCLTNEYDAASGKAQDFANGRAYWSANTGAHGLVGRINARYSELGGPDSWLGFPTSNELTTPDGNGRYVTFEHGSIYWTAQTGPWEIPGDMIAAWGTQDYEKGSLGYPTGAALEYNGGLRQQFQGGYVFRTSNNQSYWVRGEISKKYAEEGIFEKLGFPTGNEKLINGGAFQEFEKGNVYWSANTGAHVILHGDIFNAWGAKGWEQGEYGFPTSDQSAITAGGQTIDFEHGTIRQVNGRIEESR from the coding sequence ATGCGCGACACCGCACGTTCCACCAAGGCCAAGGCCACATCTAAGTCCAGGCGCCGTTCCCTCTGGATTGCAGCTGGCGCTGTTCCAACCGCACTCGCGTTGAGCATGTCCCTGGCCGCACCAGCGGCGATGGCTCAGTCCAGCAACCTCTCCTCAGACGCTGTTATTGGTGGAATCACCGATGGCCTGACTGATTACCTGAAGCCACGCGTTGAAGAAATTCCTGCAGGTGAAATCACCTACCCAGAGATCGCTGGCCTGCCTGAGGGCGTGCGCGTGATCAGCGCGGAGTGGTCAACCTCCAAGCATGTCACTTTGACCATCCAGTCTGCTGCTATGCCTGAAAGCCCAATCAAGGTGCAGTTGCTGCTTCCACGTGATTGGTATTCATCACCTGATCGTGAGTTCCCTGAAATTTGGGCCCTCGATGGTCTGCGTGCAATTGAACAGCAGAGCGGCTGGACCATTGAGACCAACATTGAGCAGTACTACGCGGATAAGAACGCAATTGTCGTGCTTCCTGTTGGTGGTGAAAGCTCCTTCTACTCTGACTGGAATGAGCCAAACAACGGCAAGAACTACAAGTGGGAGACTTTCCTCACCCAGGAACTCGCACCGATTCTGGATAAGGGCTTCCGCTCCAACACCGACCGTGCGATCACTGGTATCTCCATGGGTGGTACCGCGGCAGCTAACATTGCTTCCCACTACCCAGACATGTTCAAGTTCGTTGGTTCCTTCTCCGGCTACTTGGACACCACCTCCACTGGTATGCCAATTGCTATTTCTGCAGCGCTAGCGGATGCAGGCGGATATGATGTCAACGCTATGTGGGGACCTGCAGGTTCTGAGCGTTGGAAAGAAAATGATCCAAAGTCGAACGTGGCCAAGCTCAAGGGCAAGACCATTTATGTTTCTGCCGGTAACGGTGCAGACGACTTCGGTAAAGAGGGTTCTGTAGCCATTGGGCCTGCTAATGCGGCAGGTGTTGGCCTGGAAGTTATCTCCCGTATGACCTCCCAGACCTTCGTTAACGCCGCGGGTCAGGCTGGCGTGGATGTTATTTCCAGCTTCCGCCCATCTGGTGTGCACTCATGGGAGTACTGGCAATTTGAGATGACTCAGGCGTTCCCTCACATCGCTAATGCACTTGGCATGACTACCGAGGATCGCGGTACCGAGTGCGCACCTGTTGGAGCTATTGCCGAGGCCGTTGCTTCTGGTTTCATGGGCACCTGCTTGACCAACGAGTACGATGCTGCATCTGGCAAGGCCCAGGACTTTGCTAACGGTCGCGCATACTGGTCCGCAAACACCGGTGCACATGGCCTGGTTGGACGCATCAATGCTCGTTACTCTGAGCTCGGTGGACCTGATTCTTGGCTGGGCTTCCCAACCTCTAATGAGCTGACCACTCCAGATGGAAATGGTCGCTACGTCACCTTTGAGCATGGCTCCATCTACTGGACCGCACAGACCGGCCCATGGGAAATCCCTGGCGATATGATCGCCGCATGGGGCACCCAGGATTATGAGAAGGGCAGCTTGGGCTACCCAACTGGTGCAGCACTTGAGTACAACGGTGGCCTGCGCCAGCAGTTCCAGGGCGGTTACGTCTTCCGCACGTCCAACAACCAGTCCTACTGGGTGCGTGGAGAGATCTCCAAGAAGTATGCAGAAGAGGGCATCTTCGAAAAGCTTGGTTTCCCAACCGGCAACGAGAAGCTGATCAACGGTGGCGCTTTCCAGGAATTTGAAAAGGGCAACGTTTACTGGTCTGCAAACACCGGCGCGCACGTGATTCTGCACGGCGATATCTTTAACGCGTGGGGCGCTAAGGGCTGGGAGCAGGGCGAATACGGTTTCCCAACCTCTGATCAGTCAGCAATCACCGCTGGCGGACAAACCATTGATTTTGAGCACGGCACCATCCGTCAGGTCAACGGCCGAATTGAGGAGTCTCGCTAA
- a CDS encoding FadD32-like long-chain-fatty-acid--AMP ligase, with product MDLDKAIGSFFDENGEINLPPFLTLAAMGEFMYQADIAEGGGDEPRMHFWDFSENRDGKLIEYTRNEIDTRIKAVAGRLQQVATIGDRAAILANNSPEYIFSFLGAIYAGMVPVPLYDPNEPGHADHLNAVFADSEPVVVLTNAKSAGAVRKHFSNLPAAERPRILSVDSLPDSLAESYENPMLTEAGRRLAALRQSAPIDLTAFLQYTSGSTRTPAGVVLTNRSILTNVLQIFRGAQLKTPLRLVSWLPLHHDMGIILAAFVTMLGLDNEFMNPRDFVQQPSRWIKQLNRREGDVNVYTVVPNFALELAARYAKPAEGETLDLSALDAIIIGSEPVTEKALTTFREAFEPYGLPVQTLRPSYGLAEASLLVSTPQTENRPLISYFDREALAENRVELVEKGSEKAVAFVSNGQVVVPQQLVIVDPDTGSELEDGQIGEIWTHGENTAAGYLDREEDTAETFRNRLKSRLAENSRAEGAADDNYWMATGDLGVIVDNELYITGRLKDLIVVAGRNHYPQDIEYTVQAASSHIRADSVAAFAVPGDDIEKLIILAERDNTANEADDAAAEEAIRSAVGSAHGVVPEEIRIVAPDEIARSSSGKIARRVNQRNYIQEQAN from the coding sequence ATGGATTTAGATAAAGCTATTGGTTCATTTTTCGACGAAAATGGAGAAATCAACCTTCCTCCATTCCTTACTTTGGCAGCCATGGGCGAGTTCATGTACCAGGCTGACATCGCAGAAGGCGGCGGAGATGAACCACGTATGCATTTCTGGGACTTCTCCGAAAACCGTGACGGCAAGCTGATTGAATACACCCGCAATGAAATTGATACCCGCATCAAGGCAGTTGCAGGCCGTTTGCAGCAGGTAGCCACCATTGGTGATCGCGCAGCAATCTTGGCAAACAACAGCCCGGAATACATTTTCAGCTTCCTTGGCGCGATCTACGCAGGCATGGTTCCCGTGCCACTTTATGACCCAAATGAGCCAGGCCACGCCGATCACCTCAACGCAGTTTTCGCAGACAGCGAACCAGTAGTTGTCCTAACTAATGCTAAATCCGCAGGTGCGGTGCGCAAGCACTTTTCCAACCTGCCAGCAGCCGAACGCCCTCGCATCCTTTCCGTAGATTCCTTGCCTGATTCTTTGGCGGAATCTTATGAGAACCCCATGCTGACTGAAGCCGGTCGTCGTTTGGCTGCGCTGCGTCAATCCGCACCAATCGATCTCACTGCTTTCTTGCAGTACACCTCTGGCTCCACCCGAACCCCAGCCGGTGTTGTGCTGACCAACCGCTCCATCCTTACCAACGTGCTGCAGATCTTCAGAGGTGCACAGCTTAAGACACCTCTGCGCTTGGTGTCTTGGCTTCCACTGCACCACGATATGGGCATTATCCTGGCAGCGTTTGTCACCATGCTTGGTTTGGACAACGAGTTCATGAACCCACGTGACTTCGTGCAGCAGCCATCCCGCTGGATCAAGCAGCTTAACCGCCGTGAAGGTGACGTCAACGTCTACACCGTTGTCCCCAACTTCGCCCTTGAGCTTGCAGCACGTTACGCAAAACCAGCAGAAGGCGAGACCCTGGATCTCTCCGCACTGGATGCCATCATCATTGGTTCAGAGCCAGTGACCGAAAAGGCACTGACCACCTTCCGTGAAGCTTTTGAACCATATGGTCTCCCGGTACAAACTCTGCGTCCTTCCTATGGTCTTGCAGAAGCATCCCTGCTGGTCTCTACCCCACAGACCGAAAACCGCCCACTGATTTCCTACTTCGACCGTGAAGCGCTGGCTGAAAACCGCGTTGAACTGGTAGAAAAGGGAAGTGAAAAGGCCGTGGCATTCGTGTCTAACGGCCAGGTCGTTGTGCCACAGCAGCTGGTCATTGTCGATCCAGACACCGGATCCGAGCTGGAAGACGGCCAAATCGGTGAAATCTGGACCCACGGTGAAAACACCGCAGCCGGCTACCTTGACCGAGAAGAAGACACCGCAGAAACTTTCCGCAACCGTCTAAAGAGCCGCCTTGCTGAAAACTCCCGCGCAGAAGGTGCAGCCGACGACAACTACTGGATGGCCACCGGCGACCTCGGCGTGATTGTAGATAACGAGCTCTACATCACCGGACGCCTGAAGGACCTCATTGTTGTTGCAGGTCGTAACCACTACCCACAGGACATCGAATACACCGTCCAAGCGGCGTCCTCTCACATCCGTGCAGATTCTGTCGCAGCATTCGCAGTTCCTGGCGATGACATCGAAAAGCTCATCATCCTGGCTGAACGTGACAACACCGCAAACGAAGCCGACGATGCAGCAGCTGAAGAAGCAATCCGTTCTGCAGTAGGTTCTGCACACGGTGTGGTTCCAGAAGAAATCCGCATCGTTGCGCCAGATGAGATCGCGCGTTCTTCTTCCGGAAAGATCGCACGACGCGTTAACCAGCGCAACTACATCCAAGAACAAGCTAACTAG
- a CDS encoding type I polyketide synthase — protein MEQSQSSDQKMTVEQVRTWLRDWVVRTTGLPVEEVTDDKAMETFGLSSRDVVVLSGELENLLDTTLDATIAYEYPTIRGLAQRLVDGEPRRAHAQRELNFSAVSDSPGSHDIAVVGMSARYPGAENLDEMWKLLIEGRDGISDLPIGRWSEYSGDEVMSRKMEEFSTIGGYLSDIASFDAEFFGLSPLEAANMDPQQRILLELTWEALENARIAPNTLRGESVGVFMGSSNNDYGMMIAADPAEAHPYALTGTSSAIVANRINYAFDFRGPSVNVDTACSSSLVAVHQAVRALRNGEADHAIAGGVNILASPFVTTAFAELGVISPTGKIHAFSDDADGFVRSDGAGVIVLKRVDDAIRDGDNIIGVIKGSAVNSDGHSNGLTAPNPDAQVDVLQRAYVDAQVDPTTVDYVEAHGTGTILGDPIEATALGAVLGYGRDASTPTLLGSAKSNFGHTESAAGIAGVIKVLLSLQHKTLPPTVNFAGPNRYIDFDAERLEVVEDPREWPEYNGHAVAGVSAFGFGGTNAHVVISEFNAEDYETRGQKAAQLPDPQVALPVSGHLPSRRRQAAADLADFLEGRKDEDLTPVARALTGRNHGRSRAVVLASTVEEAVKRLRQVAEGKVSVGISAADSPATNGPVFVYSGFGSQHRLMIKELCSISSQFRERIEELDEMVKFESGWSIMELVLDDEQTYDTETAQVAITAIQIALTDLLASFGIKPAAVMGMSMGEIAAAYAAGGLSDRDTMLIASHRSRLMGEGEKSLPEDQLGAMAVVEFAAADLDKFIEENPEYKGIEPAVYAGPGMTTVGGPRDAVVQFVEKLEAESKFARLLNVKGAGHTSAVEPLLGELAGEIAGIEPLPLQIPLFSSVDKGVTYPVGSVVHDADYMLRCTRQSVYFQDATEAAFAAGHNTLVEISPNPVALMGMMNTAFSVGKPDAQLLFSLKRKVPEAESLRDLMAKLYVNGENVDFSGLYGDGEVIDPPHITWKHQRFWTSARPSSGASLDLPGFRVNLPNNSVAFSTAAELAPSAVAIMEAAAMAVTPGASVDAVDERDMLPPSGEITTIVTRSLGGLSLAVYKIVGNTSTLVAEGFAANPGFAAAPAFDGQGYKEFGDDFSDQPDPRSDLPLDVEAVRWDPATETVEERMRAIVSEAMGYDVDDLPRELPLIDLGLDSLMGMRIKNRIENDFQIPPLQVQALRDASVADVVIMVENLVAERSTETLVDATPQSPAKQPEKAADGQGVGVAPRDASERMVFGTWAGLTGAAAAGVTSTLPSIDVDTATAIAERLTERSGIEITTEQVLAAETLEPLSDLVREGLETEVQGNIRVLRERKEGSTKPAVFMFHPAGGSSVVYQPLMRRLPEDVPVYGVERLEGDLKDRAAAYVEDIKQYSDGLPVVLGGWSFGGAVAFEVAHQLVGTDVEVATVALLDTTQPSEPAPDTPEETRARWTRYAEFAKKTYGLDFEVPFDILDTIGEDGMLSMLTEFLTNTDASEHGLSAGVLEHQRASFVDNRILAKLNFTDWANVKAPVMLFRAERMHDGAIELEPSYAKIDQDGGWSGIVDDLEIIQLHGDHLAVVDEPEIGTVGAHLSRRIDEISRKN, from the coding sequence ATGGAACAGAGCCAATCGTCGGATCAGAAGATGACCGTTGAACAGGTTCGCACCTGGCTCCGTGATTGGGTTGTCCGTACCACTGGTCTTCCGGTGGAAGAGGTAACGGATGACAAAGCAATGGAGACCTTTGGCCTCTCCTCTCGTGATGTTGTTGTGCTTTCTGGTGAGTTAGAAAACCTGCTGGACACCACGTTGGATGCCACAATCGCGTATGAGTATCCAACGATTCGCGGTTTGGCGCAGCGTCTTGTGGATGGCGAGCCACGTCGTGCGCATGCCCAGCGTGAGCTTAATTTCTCTGCGGTGAGCGATTCGCCGGGCTCTCACGATATTGCTGTGGTGGGTATGTCGGCTCGTTACCCAGGTGCAGAGAACTTGGATGAAATGTGGAAGCTGCTCATTGAGGGCCGTGATGGCATTTCGGATCTGCCGATTGGTCGTTGGTCTGAGTATTCCGGCGATGAGGTTATGTCGCGGAAGATGGAAGAGTTTTCTACCATCGGTGGCTACTTGTCGGATATTGCCAGCTTCGATGCTGAGTTCTTTGGTTTGTCACCTTTGGAGGCAGCCAACATGGATCCGCAGCAGCGCATTTTGCTGGAGCTGACTTGGGAAGCCTTGGAAAATGCTCGCATTGCACCGAATACTCTTCGCGGTGAATCAGTGGGTGTGTTCATGGGTTCGTCCAACAATGACTACGGAATGATGATCGCTGCTGATCCAGCAGAAGCACACCCTTATGCTTTGACTGGTACCTCGAGCGCGATTGTGGCAAACCGCATCAACTACGCTTTCGATTTCCGTGGCCCTTCGGTCAATGTGGATACTGCGTGTTCTTCTTCTCTCGTTGCAGTGCACCAGGCTGTGCGTGCGCTGCGTAATGGTGAAGCGGATCATGCTATTGCTGGTGGCGTCAATATTTTGGCATCTCCTTTTGTCACCACTGCTTTTGCTGAGCTTGGTGTGATTAGCCCAACTGGCAAGATCCACGCTTTTTCTGATGATGCTGATGGTTTTGTGCGTTCTGATGGTGCGGGTGTCATTGTGCTTAAGCGCGTGGATGATGCGATCCGCGATGGCGACAACATCATCGGCGTGATCAAGGGTTCTGCAGTGAACTCCGATGGTCACTCCAATGGCTTGACTGCACCAAACCCCGATGCGCAGGTTGATGTGCTGCAGCGTGCATATGTTGATGCCCAGGTTGATCCGACCACTGTGGATTATGTTGAGGCCCATGGCACCGGAACCATTTTGGGTGACCCAATTGAAGCAACTGCTCTTGGTGCAGTGCTTGGCTATGGTCGCGATGCCTCAACCCCAACTCTTTTAGGATCTGCGAAATCTAACTTTGGACACACCGAGTCTGCAGCCGGTATTGCTGGTGTGATCAAGGTGTTGCTGTCCTTGCAGCACAAGACGCTTCCTCCTACCGTGAATTTTGCGGGACCGAATCGCTATATCGATTTTGATGCTGAGCGTTTGGAAGTCGTGGAGGATCCACGCGAATGGCCTGAATACAACGGTCATGCTGTTGCGGGTGTGTCTGCGTTTGGTTTCGGTGGAACTAACGCGCACGTGGTGATCTCTGAGTTCAACGCAGAAGACTATGAAACTCGTGGGCAAAAGGCTGCGCAGCTTCCTGACCCGCAGGTAGCTTTGCCGGTGTCGGGGCACCTGCCTTCCAGGCGTCGACAAGCAGCTGCTGATTTGGCGGACTTCTTGGAGGGCCGCAAAGATGAAGACCTGACTCCAGTGGCCCGCGCGCTGACCGGGCGCAACCATGGCCGCTCCCGTGCGGTGGTGCTTGCCAGCACCGTTGAGGAAGCCGTCAAGCGTTTGCGCCAGGTGGCAGAAGGCAAGGTCAGCGTTGGTATTTCCGCCGCTGATTCACCAGCCACCAACGGCCCTGTATTTGTGTACTCGGGCTTTGGTTCACAGCACCGCCTCATGATTAAAGAACTGTGCTCCATTTCTTCGCAGTTCCGTGAGCGCATCGAAGAGCTCGATGAAATGGTCAAATTTGAGTCCGGCTGGTCCATCATGGAACTGGTTTTGGATGATGAGCAGACTTATGACACCGAGACCGCGCAGGTTGCTATCACCGCAATTCAGATCGCTTTGACTGATTTGCTGGCAAGTTTCGGCATCAAGCCGGCTGCTGTCATGGGTATGTCCATGGGTGAGATCGCTGCGGCTTATGCAGCGGGTGGCCTGAGTGATCGTGACACGATGCTGATCGCAAGCCACCGCTCCCGACTGATGGGTGAGGGCGAGAAATCCCTCCCAGAGGATCAGCTTGGTGCCATGGCCGTGGTGGAATTCGCTGCTGCGGACCTGGATAAGTTCATTGAGGAAAACCCTGAGTACAAGGGCATTGAGCCAGCTGTTTACGCAGGTCCGGGCATGACTACCGTGGGTGGGCCTCGTGATGCGGTGGTTCAGTTTGTAGAGAAGCTGGAAGCTGAGTCCAAGTTTGCTCGTTTGCTCAACGTGAAGGGCGCTGGACATACCTCTGCTGTGGAGCCGCTCTTGGGTGAACTTGCTGGTGAAATCGCTGGCATTGAGCCACTTCCGCTGCAGATCCCGCTGTTTAGCTCTGTGGATAAGGGCGTTACTTACCCGGTCGGTTCCGTGGTGCACGATGCGGATTACATGCTGCGTTGTACTCGTCAGTCAGTGTATTTCCAAGACGCCACCGAAGCGGCGTTTGCTGCCGGACACAACACTTTGGTGGAAATTTCCCCGAACCCGGTTGCTCTCATGGGCATGATGAACACCGCGTTTAGCGTGGGTAAGCCTGATGCGCAGTTGCTGTTTAGCTTGAAGCGTAAGGTCCCAGAGGCTGAGTCGCTTCGTGATCTGATGGCAAAACTTTATGTCAATGGTGAAAACGTTGACTTCTCCGGCCTCTACGGCGACGGCGAAGTTATCGATCCACCACATATCACCTGGAAGCACCAGCGTTTCTGGACTTCTGCGCGCCCATCATCTGGTGCGTCGTTGGACCTGCCTGGTTTCCGCGTGAACTTGCCTAATAATTCCGTGGCGTTTTCCACCGCTGCTGAACTCGCACCATCTGCGGTTGCCATCATGGAAGCTGCCGCCATGGCCGTGACCCCAGGCGCTTCAGTGGACGCCGTTGATGAGCGCGATATGCTCCCACCAAGTGGCGAGATCACCACGATTGTTACCCGCAGCCTGGGCGGATTGAGCCTTGCGGTGTACAAGATTGTGGGCAACACCAGCACGCTTGTGGCCGAAGGTTTTGCCGCCAACCCCGGTTTTGCTGCAGCTCCAGCTTTTGATGGACAAGGCTACAAAGAATTCGGCGACGATTTCTCTGACCAGCCTGATCCTCGTTCCGATCTGCCGTTAGATGTTGAGGCAGTCCGCTGGGATCCCGCCACCGAAACCGTGGAAGAGCGCATGCGCGCGATTGTCTCCGAAGCAATGGGCTATGACGTTGATGACCTGCCTCGCGAGCTCCCTTTGATTGACCTCGGCCTGGATTCTCTCATGGGCATGCGCATTAAAAATCGCATCGAAAATGACTTCCAGATCCCACCGCTGCAGGTCCAGGCTCTCCGCGACGCTTCGGTTGCCGACGTGGTGATCATGGTTGAAAACCTTGTCGCTGAGCGCTCCACCGAGACGCTTGTCGACGCCACCCCGCAGTCACCAGCCAAGCAACCAGAGAAGGCTGCAGACGGGCAGGGCGTTGGGGTTGCGCCGCGAGACGCGTCGGAACGCATGGTCTTTGGCACCTGGGCAGGCCTCACTGGTGCTGCTGCAGCGGGTGTGACCAGCACCTTGCCAAGCATCGATGTAGACACCGCAACTGCAATCGCGGAACGACTTACCGAACGTTCCGGCATTGAGATCACAACCGAACAAGTGCTGGCTGCCGAAACCCTGGAACCTTTGTCTGACCTGGTGCGCGAAGGCTTGGAAACTGAAGTCCAAGGCAATATCCGTGTGCTGCGTGAACGCAAAGAAGGCTCCACCAAACCAGCAGTGTTCATGTTCCACCCAGCAGGTGGCTCATCCGTGGTCTACCAACCGCTAATGCGTCGTCTTCCAGAAGATGTTCCTGTCTACGGTGTGGAGCGTTTGGAAGGTGATCTGAAAGATCGTGCCGCAGCCTATGTAGAGGACATCAAGCAGTACTCTGACGGTCTCCCAGTAGTGTTGGGTGGCTGGAGCTTCGGCGGAGCAGTGGCTTTCGAGGTCGCTCACCAGCTGGTTGGCACAGACGTAGAGGTCGCCACCGTGGCGCTGCTGGATACAACCCAACCATCTGAACCAGCTCCAGATACGCCAGAGGAAACTCGAGCTCGCTGGACTCGGTACGCTGAGTTTGCCAAGAAGACGTATGGTCTAGATTTCGAAGTTCCTTTTGACATCCTCGACACCATTGGTGAAGACGGCATGTTATCCATGCTGACTGAGTTCTTGACCAACACCGACGCCTCCGAACATGGACTGTCCGCCGGAGTGCTGGAACACCAGCGTGCATCTTTTGTGGACAACCGCATCCTGGCTAAACTTAATTTTACAGATTGGGCCAACGTGAAAGCACCAGTCATGCTGTTCCGTGCAGAACGGATGCATGATGGAGCTATCGAACTTGAACCAAGCTATGCCAAGATTGATCAAGATGGTGGATGGTCCGGAATCGTCGATGATCTGGAAATTATTCAGCTACATGGCGACCACCTTGCAGTTGTCGATGAACCAGAAATCGGCACAGTCGGCGCTCACCTGAGCCGCCGCATTGATGAGATTTCTCGGAAGAATTAG
- a CDS encoding DUF732 domain-containing protein produces the protein MKRILATLAAALLSVSLAACGGVTVEGDDTTGNATGTVPTEEQSSGSSSTERTSERSGQASQSNGSTARDGAAEEIDGLPEATVERSAEAQAFLDELTDKNIDVSGVEDQLIATAQNYCNSENKDENVTVDAVAGQLIVQGRTSVQEEQAAEISTLLKESADRTYC, from the coding sequence GTGAAGCGCATCCTAGCAACCCTTGCAGCTGCACTGCTGAGTGTCAGTCTTGCCGCATGCGGTGGCGTCACTGTGGAAGGTGACGACACCACCGGTAATGCCACCGGCACAGTGCCCACTGAGGAGCAATCCTCCGGGTCTAGCAGTACCGAAAGGACGTCGGAACGAAGCGGTCAGGCGTCGCAAAGCAATGGAAGCACAGCCCGGGACGGCGCAGCCGAGGAAATCGACGGCCTGCCCGAGGCGACGGTGGAACGCAGCGCGGAGGCACAAGCGTTCCTGGATGAGCTAACAGATAAAAACATTGACGTCTCTGGTGTGGAAGATCAGCTGATCGCAACCGCGCAGAATTATTGCAATTCTGAAAACAAGGACGAAAATGTCACCGTTGATGCAGTTGCGGGCCAACTTATCGTGCAGGGACGCACCAGCGTGCAGGAAGAACAGGCAGCGGAGATTTCTACGCTGCTGAAGGAATCGGCAGATCGGACGTATTGTTAA